GGTACGAATTGACTTTATATATTTGAACTACTTCTGATTAAATTTTCTAATGAACGGGTCAATGCGTACTTGAACGAGTTGAACAAATACAATATATGTCtttataaatttttaataaaaactttATCATAGATCAATAGTACACAGTTTTACTTTTATAATTAACCATGATAAACTAATGTAAATTTGTATAAATATTAGACGCGAGTAGATTATTTTTcgagtaaaaataaattttctggtacgagatttgtttttttttcttctagtaTATGTGAATTTTCAATCATATAAAATGCAGAGTTCGTGCTTGTAGAAAATATCCAATAATCGAAGATATAAAAAAGGACCTTAAATTTTGTGCAAAATGCCGAATTTAGTGGTGAGAATGGGAGTCTTTATCCAAAATGTGAATGAAGATAAAAAATGAAACTTCCTATGTGGATATAATCATGACCGAGCATTTTGAACAGGGTTGAGCTGTAATGTTCGTGCTTAAACGTGGGTTAAGGAATATATTAACATGTGGTTAGGGAGGTAAGAAAGTACTAATAATGGAGTTAAAAATTTGTGAAAATAGCAGTACCCAGGAAACAGCTAacttaaaataatatttcaaaaaatgCAGGGGGCAAAGCGCAATTCCCGAGGAATAAAAAAAAGTGGAGTAATAAAAACGTACAAAgagaaaaaagaatagaaaaaaagAGCAGGAGAATCCGGCTGTAAAATTGGACACTAATGGTGGAGTCACGGCGACAAAACCTGCTAGATCGATTCTTAAGGGAAAAGGGGTTGTATCatttaattatctttcttaatCCACCTGTTTTTAACTTCATTAATTTCCCTCTTTTGctttatttagttaataattacgGTACGTACACTAATTATCTTTACTTGTACAAAAAAAAGAACCTTGGATAAATCCATACAGATTCTGCATTTAATTATTCGCACAGCACATGACAGCCGTGACATCCATTTTTGGCACCTTTAGTATTCAATTTTTAACCTTTAAACAAGGTTTCAAACTCAAAAGTAATCCTTTACTTACCACTAAGAAAAAGTAATTTTCGACATCATTACCACATCAAAACCTCATTATCATTGTGGTAAACATTCATATTTgctcaaattcagaaattaaTATAAGATGTGAATTATACACTATTAATTCAATTACTGTTCccaaaagaagtaaagaaaagtaaaatacaaGCGTGTTAAGGTAAAATGGGACAACTTTACAGAAGTAGCAAGGTACtgcatattttttatttatttaaaaataaacagaattGTATAAGGAGTAAGAGGTAAAGAGgctaaaaaaaattttaaaaaaatgataattGTGAAATTACAGATAATACCCTCATTACAGTATGAAAACCCCCCTGACCCGGACCCCTTACTTTCAGCTCTTCAGCACTTGTCTGTCCTCTTCACACTCAATTCCTTCATTCTCTCTTCCTTTTTATCAGCTTCCTATTTAACTACTCTCAAAGGAACCGTTACTTTGCTTCTCTTAAGCGTCTTACTCTCTCTATTCTGAGACTCCCCTCATACTTTTTTCCTCCAATGGAAGCATCGGATTTCTTCGTCAGCGGCTATTTCTCAAATGCCGGGGACGAACAAAATtcgaataacaacaacaataacaataataataatttcacCGTTGATGACCTGTTGGATTTCTCTAAGGAAGATGAAGTCATGACCGACGCTTTTTTTGACAGTTTTACCGGTAATTCTGCTGACTCCTCCACTGTTACCGTGGTCGACAGCTGTAATTCCTCTGTTTCCGGTGAAAATGGCCATTTCAATGGTAACATAAGCTGCCGCAGCTTCACCGACGCTCCGTTCCCTAGCAGCGAACTCTGCGTTCCGGTAATTACTCTCCTTTTTACACTTCCTtggtgaaaaaaaaaattgtttctaaATTTGTCTCATTTTTTTCCGCCAATTTCGCACTCAAATTATTACGTGGTAGTAATTAATTCGGTTCTCCGTTTGGATATACCATAATAATGTCTGAATATTTGTTAACAAATTAACCACGTGTCAAATTCAAAGAATTCATGCACCATTTACATAACAGAGGCCAAATGCATACAATTTGTTTTCACTCAAAGCAATAGTCTGTTCCTCGTTTGCTTTCTGGTTGATAATTATGAAAATTTAGTACAATAAactgagatttttttttttgggctttTAACAGTATGATGACTTGGCTGAGCTTGAATGGCTGTCCAATTTCGTGGAGGAATCATTCTCAAGTGACGATGTTCAAAACCTTCAGCTCATCCCTGTAACAAACATTAATTCCGCCGCAAACAACACCACCGACAGTTCCTCCTCCGCCACCACAATTTCCGCCGGAACTAACTCACCACCGGCTTTTCCAGTCGACACTTCTGTTCCTGGCAAAGCTCGCAGCAAGCGCTCACGCGCCGCCCCCTGCGACTGGTCCTCGCGCCTCCAGCTGCTCCTATCCCCGGTCACGTCATCATCGGAGAGCAACGACGCCGCTGCCAATAACAGCACTTCAGCGACGGCCAAAGCCACCAAAGCACCGTCGAAGAAGCGAGAGAGCATCGAAACGCCAGGACGCAAATGCCTGCACTGCGCATCTGAAAAAACACCGCAGTGGCGCACAGGACCTATGGGTCCAAAGACACTGTGCAATGCATGTGGAGTCAGGTACAAGTCCGGTAGGTTGGTGCCGGAGTATCGGCCGGCGGCGAGCCCGACGTTTGTGTCGGCGAAGCATTCCAATTCTCATCGGAAGGTTCTGGAACTTCGGAGGCAAAAGGAATTTCAGAGACACCCAgcacatcatcatcaacatcagtTAATTAGTCAAACCTCAATTTTCGGTGTATCAAATGGTGGTGATGATTTCTTGCTTCATCATCATCAAAACTGTGGTCCTAATTTCAGGCACCTCATCTAGTACGGTTCAGCTAGTGTAGGGGATAATTAACTACTTTGCGCCTTCCACGTTTAAAGTTTGAGTTAATTAACAACCATTTTCCTAATTATCTATTCTTAGAAATTTGAATATCAGGATTAAGAAAAATGGAGGGTCCTAGCAATCCCAGAGGAGCCCCCAAAAAAAGAATAGATTAAACGCAAATTAGACATTAGTCCTCTGTAACGTTTCTCCTAATTTTGGTATTAATTCATAGATTTTTTGAAGACTAGTATTGTTGAATTTTTTAATGTCATTATCTTGTTAGCTTTATATGTGGTCACTTATTAATTCCATACTAAAAATATGTATATAGGTTAATTCCTTCTATTTGGAGAAAAGTGAAGGAATTTGATGTTATTCGCTTGTTGTCAAAGCAAAGAGATGAAAAATATCTGTAATAAGCTGGAAAGCGGGTAGGGGAATGAtgcaaaattgcaaataataggAGCAATGGTGCATATTGCCTTTGTCAATGCTATGGGCCAAGGGTGATGGGTGGTGCCATAACTTGAAAACTTGAAAGGTGAGGAATTTGCACATGGAGGGCTCACGGACTCAACTATAACCTGGGTCCTTTCCTGTCTCTACCTTCATTACTATTTCAAAAGGTAGCAACTTGTTTTCTCAGTTTtggaaaagtaaaataaaaacttGAATTTGGTAGTGTATCTTTTCAAGGTTAGTGCAATATAAGTAATTCTACGTAGGTGTTCGGGTTagaaattggaaaacaaaagtatttgaagttgaaaaatagtACGATTTATTTTTGTGCGAGTAAAAATCATTATTTCACTTGATACAAAGAATAGAATTGAATACGGCCCGAAATCGGGCTCGACTATTGAGATCGAACTCGGAATGTGAGGGGTTGAAGATCGACCCTGAGTCTCATCGAACCGGAACACGAGGTCAGAATATCCGTCCTCGAGAACATTGAGCTCATGATCCCGGAATCGACCTTGACTCCTAATAAGCTCGAGGAAGCATTGCCGGTATAACCAACAGAAAACCGAAATAacggaaggccgaaatatccATAATCGGTCAGATATTTCGacgggaatctcggcacgtatcaataaaGAACCGGCAAATCAGCAAAccaagagatttttaccttttatagaattgtacctaaaatatgactcccctactatataaggGGTTTGATTACTTGtaaaacacattgtaacacgcattccaaagcagtatattattattctcttcaagttcttattattatcttgttgttCTGTTATCAATAAAAGCATTTTTGGCTCGATGATGGCTAACCTTCAAACGCTAAGACTGTTCAACTTAAGCGGTTTGCATTCACTTTTCCATTACTTCTTTCAATTGCAATATGATTTGTCGTTTAGTATCAAATtaaatcatgtatccttaaaaccacttataaattaaattgttatccgattttgaggaaaaatcatttggcgcccaccgtggggctaaggataatagtggttatttggtacaaatctctataacacacactactttacacttgctctttgaagtgtctcATTTAAGGTTAAAacacaaaatgtcaaactctcaatcagcaccccTACACATTAACAACGAGTTCGGTCATCACGGTGAAAATAATAACATAGCGCCCAGTGAAGGAGTATCGCCCGTTGATCCCATGGGAATTATGATCCCAGATCTGATTGACGCTAATTCACATGTGACTATCGACGCAaacttgcctaccgaccccgaaaatagcgtctgtggtggagcccgatcggcAACTCGAAACACACAAAATATTGAAGTAGATGGGGTCAGTCttcgggtgatcttcgaaatgttgcacgCTCAACAGGTGGCGATCGCTCAGTTACAGAACAAAAGCCATGCACCGAGCAGGTTCGTGCCCGATCCACCCCAGGAAGTCGCCCGCAGGGATGAACCGGTCATAGAAAGGTCAAATGAACATGAATCGGGGGCCAACCTCGAGAtgataaagatgctcgaggaggtgacaaaacgaatagaatcaggggagaagaaaattgaagctaatgacaaaaaggtgaaaatctgcaattccaaagtagaccaaatcccaggagctCCACCAATATTAAAAAGCTTGGATTCCAATAAGTTAGTGCAAAAATCTTTTCCCCCGAGTGCGGATCCGAAGCCAATCCCTAAGAAATTCCGCATGCCCGATATTGCTAactataacggaacgaccgacccaaatgagcatgtaacctctcACATATGTtccatcaaagggaatgacttggaggatgatgagatcgagtctttCCTATTGAAGAAGTTCGAAGAAACCCTATCAAAAggggctatgatatggtatcgTAACTTACCTCTTAATTCTAttaattcatttgctatgcttgctgATTCTTTCGTGAAAGAACACGCCagagccatcaaggtcgagaccagaaaatcagacctcttcaaattaaaacaaaaagataacgagatgcttagagagttcgtgtcccgttttcaaatggaatgaatggatctGCCatcggtcgctgatgattgggctgttcaggctttcactgAAGGGCAATGTtagaagctcggtggcttcgcaGCAGTTGAAACAAAACCTGATAGAATATCCGGCCGTTACTTGGCCCGACGTGCATAACCGGCATCAATCGAAGATCAaagtggaagatgatcaactcGAAGCCCCCTCGGGGTCTGTTTATCCCGTTAGAACCTTCGatagagtcaagagagacatcgatcaTGAATCGAGGCCAAACAGAGATCGTTATCATCCATATAATGAAACTGAAGAAGCAGTGGATCCAGGAGGAACTCCAtgagaaacaaatagagaaatgaCTGAAGTCAGAGCAACCGAGGACTCCTGACCAAAACCAGATTTGATAGGtccatcgggcctaaagaagcaccgaggctatcagaatataactttaatgCAGATGTTGGCGCTATTGTATCAGCTATCgggcgcatcaaagataccaaatggcctcgacctctacaatccGATCCAACCAGAAGGGATCCTAACcatatgtgcaaatatcatggcactcacagccacagaacggaagattgttgACAGCTGAGAGAGGAAGTGGCCCGACTATTCAATAAcaggcatcttcgagaattcttaaacggccgagccaagaatcatttcaggaacagggattctaacaaataggcagaacaagaagaacctcaacatgtcattaacatgatcatcggtggggtcgatatCCTTCAGGGACAGATATtgaaacgcaccaaagtatccatcactaaGGAGAAACGAATTCAAGACTACATACCAGAAGGAAAtttatctttcaacgacgaggacgcaGAAAGGATTGTACAACCCTAAAATGATGcgctggtaatatctgtactcgtaaataaaattcaagttaaacgtgtgttaattgatccaggtagcccgaccaacattattcgatcgagggtcgtggagcagctcggtctacaagaccaaatcgtgCATACGGtccgagttctaaacggattcaatatggcatgtgaaaccactaagggtGAGATAATATTACCGGTAAACACCGTcgggatcatacaagaagctaagttttatgtaatcgaaggggacatgaggtacaatgctttaTTCGGAAGGCCAttgatccacaacatgagggcagtgccctcaactttacaccaagtgttaaaattcctAACACCAGATGGAATTAAAACGGTCTACGGATAACAGCCAGCAGCAAAGGATATGTTTGCGGTCGAAGAGGCGATTTCGGTATCCGCACTTACAATGACAAATGGGTCGAGTTCGATTACAATGctagaaaccaaatagcaattaccgacACTAGCTCCGACACAACCGGAAAAATAGGGGACtgatgaagacgatgattacGAGATACTAAGGTCTTTTATAggccccgatgattccgacgccaccaaatcgactGTTGAGGAGCTGGAACAGATCATATTGGAcgagcatctacccgatcgacaggtatacctaggcacggggcTAAATcccaagctcaggaaaaaactcattcatcTTCTTatggctaacatagattgtttcgcttggtcccaccttgatatgacagggatcccaccggagataaccactcacaagctgagcctggacccgaagttctatccggtcaagcaaaagaggagacccgagtccgaggtcaaacatgatttcatcaaggacgaggtatctaaactccttaaaatagggtccattcgggaggttcaATACCAGAATTAGTTAGCAaatgtagtagtagtccctaaaaagagAACAAATTAAGAATAtatgtagactataaggatttgaataaggcatgtcccaaggattctttcccttttcccAACATCGATTGAATAATCGATGCCATGGacagccacgagatccttagttttctcaatgcctactccgggtacaaccaaatacggatggacccgggtgatcaggaaaaaacctacttcatcactaaatacggcacaTACTGCTACAACATGATGACATTTAGTTTAAAGAAcgccggtgccacttaccaacgcctagtaaataggatgttcgaggaacaaatagaaaaatcaatggagATTTACATTAACgacatgttggttaagtccctgcgagcagagaattatttaaaaaatttgcATGAAACCTTGAGCAtattaaagaaatacaatatgaagctgaacccggagaaatgcgcatttggagttggatcaggtaaattcctcgggttcattGTATCCAAcagaggaatcgagatcaaccccgataaaatcaaatcCATCGAAGACATCACGGTTGTGGACAACATGAATGCCGTGCAAAGATTAACCAGGCGCATAACCGTCCTGGAgagattcatttcgaggtcatccgataagagccaccgattcttcgcactattgatgaagaagaataacttctcatggaccccggaatgtcaacgagctttggaggaactcaaacggtacttatcgagcccaccactacttcacacacCGAAGGCAGATgaacaactatacttgtacttggcagtttCGGAGAtaacggtaagtggagtcctggttcgGAAAGAGCAGGGTACACAATTTTCAATTTACTATGTTAGAAGGaccctaggtgaggccgaaaATAGGTATACTCACCTAGAAAAACTAGCGCTCgttttgctaagcgcctctaggaaacaaaaaccatacttccagtgtcaccccatatgtgtcgtaactacttacccgTTGAGAAACGTTATGCATAAGCCCGATATCCCGGGCCGgtttggccaaatgggccgtggaaatcagtgggtaagatattgaatatcgaccccggaccgccattaagtctcaaatttggcggactttgtagccgactttacaccggccctaatacctgaggtcgaaagagagttactAATCAACTTAGGGACctcctcgggaatctggaccctctttacagacgCCGCCTCGAACGCaaaaagggtccggacttggcatcgtattgaagccaccaacatgCAATATAGTTAGGGAATCTAttaggactgtgaaattgactaacaatgaggccaaaTATGAGgttatgattgcaggtctcgaactagccaaaagcttgggggcagagaTAATTGAAGTTAAGTATGACTCCCTctttgtggtaaaccaagttaatgggatgtTCGACGTTAGaaaagaacgaatgcaaaggtacctggataTATTACATGTAACATTAATTGATTCAAAGAATAGACTTTGCAATacatacctcgggatcaaaacagcgagGTCGATGCCCTCGCATAGCGTCCTCGCTCGAGAACGACGAATTCAACTTAGGGTCAGTCGTATAACTATGAGATCGGTAGTGGaggaaggccatgccgagattaactcaacaagcctaacttgggactagaaaaacaaatatatagaataccTGAAGGCCAGAAAACTATCGTCGGATCCAAAGGAATCAAGGGCCCTAGGGGAACCCTGTTCAGAAGGGCGTTCGATGGCCCGCTTGCGATATGTCTAGGACTAGGGGACACCGGAtatgttttgagggaaatccacgaaggcacctgtggaaatcattcaggcACCGAATCACTGGTTCTAAAAGTTATCAGAG
This DNA window, taken from Nicotiana tabacum cultivar K326 chromosome 4, ASM71507v2, whole genome shotgun sequence, encodes the following:
- the LOC107792806 gene encoding GATA transcription factor 9-like, translated to MEASDFFVSGYFSNAGDEQNSNNNNNNNNNNFTVDDLLDFSKEDEVMTDAFFDSFTGNSADSSTVTVVDSCNSSVSGENGHFNGNISCRSFTDAPFPSSELCVPYDDLAELEWLSNFVEESFSSDDVQNLQLIPVTNINSAANNTTDSSSSATTISAGTNSPPAFPVDTSVPGKARSKRSRAAPCDWSSRLQLLLSPVTSSSESNDAAANNSTSATAKATKAPSKKRESIETPGRKCLHCASEKTPQWRTGPMGPKTLCNACGVRYKSGRLVPEYRPAASPTFVSAKHSNSHRKVLELRRQKEFQRHPAHHHQHQLISQTSIFGVSNGGDDFLLHHHQNCGPNFRHLI